The Pseudobdellovibrionaceae bacterium region TCTCGCGGCGAGAAGCGGTAAGTGATGTGCGCTTTCTGATTGATCTCGATGCGGGGAAGCGGGATGTCCCGGGACTTCAGAAAGGGCGGGCGCTCCAGATCCAGGCGGGCCTTCGTGTTGATACGCGCGTCGCGCGGGCCGGCGACGATGTCGGTGGCGACGTCCACTTTCGCGGTCCGTCCACGGACCTGCGCCTTCGCGTCGATCCGCAGGTCTTCCGCGAGCGTGACGTCCGCGGACAGGCGGTGAAAATCCGGCAGACGCAGCTGCGCCTTCAGCGTCGCGGCTTTGAGGTCGGCAATGGCCGCCGCGTCCAGGTGCAGACGCAGGGGCTTCTCACCCAAGTCGAAGTCCAAACTCGTCGAAGCGTTGAGAACCTCGGGCGTTTCGCCGTTGGCGATTTCGGCCGCGCCACCCAAACGGAAACCTTCGCTGAAGCGCAGATCCAAACTTGCCATTTCGATGACGATGTCGCCCCAGGCTTCGCTGGGGATCAGATTCTGGTAAGGGCCGATAAGGCCGCGGAAGCTGGGCTCGGGAATTTGCGCGAGCGGATCCGAGGTTTTCGCGGGGGCGCCCGGTTTCAACGTCAACGCGAGTTCGCCGCCTTTGAGGTGGAACGTGGGCGGCGCGGAAAGACGGATTTTGAAGCCCGCGAAGTCGAACTTCACGTCGATATGAAGTTTCGCAGCGCAGAAGTGAATCAGATGTGGATCGTTCAGATCCAAACAGAGCTTTTCACTGTCGACGAAAAGATGTTTGCGCCAGAAGCTTTCCGATTCGACCCGCAGATCGAGCGCATCGAAGCTCAGGCGCAGTTGCGGCGCGAAGGTCGCGAGCGCCCAACGGACGTTGGCCGCGTTCACGACGAGCTCGGGCCGGTACAAAATCACGAACGCGGCGATGCCGATCACGACGACCAAGAACGCGAAGATGCCGGCCAGAAACGCAAGGCCACGTCGCAGGAACCGGAGCATCAGAACTCCCGTCCGAAACTGACGAACCACTGCCAGCGGGCATCCAGATCGCCGCTGGCGGCGGTCGGCTGACTGATGCGTCCTTGCGCGAGCGTCGTGCGCACGGGACCAAGCGGTGAGCTCCAGCGCAGGCCGACGCCCGGGCTGTAGTAAAGAGTGTCGTCAAGTTTCAGCGATTCGTGTCCGCCCCAGCCGAAATCGAAAATGATCAGGGGCTGCAGTTTAAAGGGAAGCATTTCGACGAAACGGAGTTCAAGGCCTTGGGTGTAGCTCGAGACGAATCCCGAAGCGTCGAGCGGCAACTGCTTCCGCGCGAAACCGCGAAGATCCGAGTCCCCCCCGATGAAGAAACGTTGGCTGACGGGGACTTCGCCCAGCCCGGCCAGACGGTCTTCGAAAATGAAGCTGCCCAGGCGAATGCGCGTGCCTACGACCATGAGCGGAGGATCGAAATCCAGTACGTTCCAAAGACCAAGCAAGTCGACTTGGAAACGGTGATAGGTCGTCGGCGAGTCGACGCCGCGCAGACGTGAATTCACGTTGATCGCGTAGTTCCAGCCCTCTTGAGGTTCAGCGACGAAGTACTCAAACAGGTGGCTTTTTCCGGCGGCGTTAAAGGTCACGAAGGTCGAATCGTTTTGCCGGGGGCCGGTGGCGTTGTCGAAAACGCGAACGTCTTCGATCGCCGGACCGATCGAGGCACGATGTTCGGCCGAGTCGGTTTCGATGCTGAACCCCGGGGAAACCGAGAATTGGTTCGTCACCGATTCGAATTGGTCTTCGAGTTCACGGCGCAGCTCGTAGCGGGGCTCGATGTAGACGCGCGAGCGGGCGTCACTTAAAGGATAGTGCTGCATCCGCGCTTCGAACTTCTGTTCGCGGTACGAGGCGGTCAGCGTGACTTGTCCCTGACTGCCGTTCTCGGTCAGTAAAACGTGACGGAAGCTGGTCTTCAAAATGGGCCCGACCTCGGAATCGACGCCGACCCCGAACGTCAGCAGGCGCGGCGT contains the following coding sequences:
- a CDS encoding BamA/TamA family outer membrane protein produces the protein MIFLDFSNKLRAGPMIGRILFLLFFAPLSAGAYELCPGITIDAPEPLSFSANERRLLCGDPESHAWQKIPPTQARYFARIFLQDRGYLDPSFDIRDGGLVVEVGPLRRVEHLIVNGAPASFRLDRRRNLRGRPLNPDILNETEAWAKTRLQELGYACVKLELQAFPQNGEIRIQVDPGPQMRFGEVQRFGMTTKPGLVERNQAFYQGQVFDPRLLQLSTNRLIGQELYIGSYFDPRCDRPLGPNNEIQIDRHLVSSTPRLLTFGVGVDSEVGPILKTSFRHVLLTENGSQGQVTLTASYREQKFEARMQHYPLSDARSRVYIEPRYELRRELEDQFESVTNQFSVSPGFSIETDSAEHRASIGPAIEDVRVFDNATGPRQNDSTFVTFNAAGKSHLFEYFVAEPQEGWNYAINVNSRLRGVDSPTTYHRFQVDLLGLWNVLDFDPPLMVVGTRIRLGSFIFEDRLAGLGEVPVSQRFFIGGDSDLRGFARKQLPLDASGFVSSYTQGLELRFVEMLPFKLQPLIIFDFGWGGHESLKLDDTLYYSPGVGLRWSSPLGPVRTTLAQGRISQPTAASGDLDARWQWFVSFGREF